From Panicum hallii strain FIL2 chromosome 2, PHallii_v3.1, whole genome shotgun sequence, a single genomic window includes:
- the LOC112882600 gene encoding uncharacterized protein LOC112882600 — protein sequence MADGLLRWLCVRPGRRWCRRGRRETRLVLWGGEARAADPGRAAGELMAEHAGCVVCRADGFRIGRPVPVLDIEDRLEAGRTYLVVPVDRLPCGGADGVVTAASLAALSHAGGGKGAAGGKSSSSAPTTSLAGGSRSPFEYVKDEDGRTVIRVTEEFIVRAVTGGGKPRDRDDDAGGCGALCSTPELRKHYEQLVGAARGRPWSPRLDTIKERKGRRLADVVSPGSLSPVRLLGMDKGLSW from the coding sequence ATGGCGGATGGCCTGCTGCGGTGGCTCTGCGTGCGcccggggcggcggtggtgccgcCGCGGGCGGCGCGAGACGCGGCTGGTGCTGTGGggcggggaggcgcgggcggccgatcccgggagggcggcgggggagctCATGGCGGAGCACGCCGGCTGCGTGGTGTGCCGCGCCGACGGGTTCCGGATCGGCCGCCCGGTGCCGGTGCTCGACATCGAGGACCGGCTCGAGGCCGGGCGCACGTACCTCGTCGTGCCCGTGGACCGGCTCCCGTGCGGCGGAGCAGACGGGGTCGTCACAGCGGCGTCGCTCGCGGCGCTCtcgcacgccggcggcggcaagggCGCCGCCGGTGGCaagtcgtcgtcgtcggcccCGACGACGTCGCTGGCCGGGGGCTCCAGAAGCCCGTTCGAGTACGTGAAGGACGAGGACGGCCGCACGGTGATCAGGGTCACGGAGGAGTTCATCGTGAGGGCCGTCACGGGCGGTGGCAAGCCGCGCGATCGGGACGACGACGCCGGCGGGTGCGGGGCGCTTTGCAGCACGCCGGAGCTGAGGAAGCACTACGAGCAGCTGGTGGGCGCGGCGAGGGGGCGGCCGTGGTCGCCGCGGCTGGACACGATCAAGGAGCGGAAAGGGCGGAGGCTCGCGGACGTCGTGAGCCCGGGGAGTCTGTCGCCGGTGAGGCTGCTGGGGATGGACAAGGGGCTCAGCTGGTAG